The Rhodopseudomonas palustris genome window below encodes:
- a CDS encoding trans-sulfuration enzyme family protein, with translation MDKTTNLRQRGANTRAVHGGQHFDPSTGAVTTPIYATSTFVQSAPGVHKGYEYARSQNPTRAAFEAAIADAERGHAGFAFASGLAAEAALLEIAGQGSHIVASDDLYGGSWRLFHRVRSHSAGLTITHVDPANLDALRDAIQPNTAFIWIETPSNPTLRLADLEAIAAIGRERGVLTVVDNTFASPAVQRPLEHGIDIVVHSVTKYIGGHSDIVGGAIVVRDPELAQKLQFLQNATGGILDPFSSFLALRGIKTLPLRVHRHSSNALAVARWLDAHPKIERVVYPGLNSHPQHALAVRQMDGGGGMVAAYLKADEQQVVDVLSRFRLFALAESLGAVESLVGQPWTMSHGSLPEADRLARQITPNLIRLSIGIEDVEDLTDDLEQALSIL, from the coding sequence ATGGACAAGACCACCAACCTGCGGCAGCGCGGGGCCAACACCCGTGCGGTGCACGGCGGCCAGCATTTCGATCCGTCGACCGGCGCGGTGACGACGCCGATCTACGCCACGTCGACATTCGTTCAGTCGGCGCCGGGCGTGCACAAGGGCTACGAATACGCGCGCTCGCAGAACCCGACGCGTGCCGCGTTCGAGGCCGCGATCGCCGACGCCGAGCGCGGCCACGCCGGCTTCGCTTTTGCCTCGGGCCTTGCGGCCGAGGCGGCGCTGTTGGAGATCGCCGGGCAGGGCAGCCACATCGTCGCGTCGGACGATCTCTATGGCGGAAGCTGGCGGCTGTTCCATCGGGTGCGCAGCCATTCGGCCGGGCTGACCATTACCCATGTCGATCCCGCCAATCTCGACGCGCTGCGCGACGCCATCCAGCCGAACACCGCCTTCATCTGGATCGAGACGCCCAGCAATCCGACGCTGCGCTTGGCTGATCTGGAAGCGATCGCCGCGATCGGCCGCGAGCGCGGCGTCCTCACCGTGGTCGACAACACCTTCGCGTCGCCGGCGGTACAGCGCCCGCTGGAGCACGGCATCGACATCGTGGTGCATTCGGTGACCAAGTACATCGGCGGCCATTCCGACATCGTCGGTGGTGCGATCGTCGTTCGCGATCCGGAGCTGGCGCAGAAGCTGCAGTTCCTGCAGAACGCCACCGGCGGCATCCTCGATCCGTTCTCCAGCTTCCTGGCGCTGCGCGGCATCAAGACGTTGCCGCTGCGAGTGCACCGCCATAGTTCGAATGCACTGGCGGTGGCGCGCTGGCTCGATGCCCATCCCAAGATCGAGCGGGTGGTCTATCCCGGGCTCAACAGCCATCCGCAGCACGCCCTCGCGGTGCGCCAGATGGATGGTGGCGGTGGCATGGTGGCAGCCTATCTGAAGGCCGACGAACAGCAGGTCGTCGACGTGCTGAGCCGATTCAGGCTGTTCGCGCTGGCGGAAAGTCTGGGCGCCGTGGAGAGCCTGGTCGGGCAGCCGTGGACCATGAGCCACGGCTCGCTGCCGGAAGCCGATCGGCTGGCGCGCCAGATCACACCTAATCTGATCCGGCTGTCGATCGGCATCGAAGACGTCGAAGATCTGACCGACGATCTCGAGCAGGCGCTGTCCATCTTGTGA
- a CDS encoding isopenicillin N synthase family dioxygenase, protein MTASPSQLPVLDLSRFRSDTAARAEFLRDVRNAAFGPGFFYLVGHGISDRLIRDVLFASRNFFALPEADKLAIEMINSPHFRGYTRAGREFTRGQPDWREQLDVGAEREAFPLSRSAPAWTRLQGPNQWPDSLPELKPLLLRYQQEVTELAIKVLRVFAAALGQSEDVFEPIYVPSPNQLIKIIRYPGRAADESDQGVGAHKDSGFVTILLQDTVAGLQVETADGWIDAPPLPGSFVVNIGEILELASNGALRANVHRVVSPPPDTDRLSVAFFLGARLDATVPVLTLPSELADYARGVTQDPQNPLFREVGRNYLKGRLRSHPDVAERHHADLLEEYAIKPGLAAAY, encoded by the coding sequence ATGACAGCCTCGCCCTCACAGCTTCCCGTCCTCGACCTCAGCCGGTTTCGCAGCGACACCGCCGCGCGGGCGGAATTTCTCCGCGATGTCCGCAACGCCGCCTTCGGTCCCGGATTCTTTTACCTTGTCGGTCACGGCATCTCTGACCGGCTGATCCGCGACGTGCTGTTTGCCTCGCGCAACTTCTTTGCCCTTCCGGAGGCGGACAAGCTCGCGATCGAGATGATCAACTCGCCGCATTTCCGCGGCTACACCCGCGCCGGCCGGGAATTCACCCGCGGCCAGCCGGATTGGCGCGAACAGCTCGATGTTGGGGCCGAACGCGAGGCGTTCCCGCTCAGCCGGTCGGCGCCGGCCTGGACCCGGCTGCAGGGACCGAACCAATGGCCCGACTCACTGCCGGAGTTGAAGCCGCTGCTGCTACGGTATCAGCAGGAGGTGACGGAGCTGGCGATCAAAGTGCTGCGGGTGTTCGCGGCCGCGCTCGGACAATCCGAAGATGTGTTCGAGCCAATCTACGTGCCCTCGCCCAATCAGCTGATCAAGATCATCCGCTATCCCGGGCGAGCAGCGGACGAGAGCGACCAGGGCGTCGGCGCCCACAAGGATTCCGGCTTCGTCACGATCCTGCTGCAGGACACCGTGGCCGGCTTGCAGGTCGAAACCGCCGACGGCTGGATCGATGCGCCGCCGCTGCCGGGATCGTTCGTGGTCAATATCGGCGAGATCCTCGAGCTGGCCTCGAACGGTGCCCTGCGCGCCAATGTGCACCGGGTGGTATCTCCGCCGCCGGACACCGACCGGCTATCGGTCGCGTTTTTTCTCGGCGCACGGCTCGACGCCACCGTGCCGGTGCTGACGCTGCCGTCGGAGCTCGCCGACTACGCCCGCGGCGTCACGCAGGATCCGCAGAACCCGTTGTTCCGCGAGGTCGGACGCAACTATCTCAAGGGCCGTCTGCGCTCGCACCCGGACGTGGCCGAACGTCACCATGCCGATCTGCTGGAGGAATATGCGATCAAGCCCGGCCTCGCGGCGGCCTATTAG
- a CDS encoding MetQ/NlpA family ABC transporter substrate-binding protein, which produces MRPLVFSVILAAAIGAGNPAGAETIRVGVTSGPHAQITEALVPVAKAKGLDVKLVEFSDGALIDVATHNGELDANAFQHTPYLDQQNRDRGLDIVSVGRTILLPMAGYSRKHKSLADLPVGAKISIPNDPTNGGRALKLLEAGGVIKLAPGSNFSATELDIVDNPKKVKILAMETAQLPRSLEDVDFSVITSFFALSAGLVPNRDSLLIESQQSDYVCLIGVARKDADKPWVKTLVESYQSPEVKQFIATKFNGNILAAW; this is translated from the coding sequence ATGCGACCGCTCGTATTCTCCGTCATTCTCGCCGCCGCGATCGGGGCCGGAAATCCTGCCGGCGCCGAGACCATCCGCGTCGGCGTCACCAGCGGTCCGCATGCGCAGATCACCGAGGCTCTTGTTCCGGTCGCCAAGGCCAAGGGGCTCGACGTCAAGCTGGTGGAGTTCTCCGACGGTGCGCTGATCGATGTTGCCACCCATAATGGCGAGCTCGACGCTAACGCCTTCCAACATACGCCTTATCTCGATCAGCAAAACCGCGACCGCGGGCTCGACATCGTCTCGGTCGGCCGCACTATCCTGCTGCCGATGGCCGGCTATTCCCGCAAGCATAAGTCGCTGGCGGATCTGCCGGTCGGCGCCAAGATCTCGATTCCGAACGATCCCACCAATGGCGGGCGGGCGCTCAAGTTGCTGGAAGCGGGCGGCGTGATCAAGCTCGCGCCGGGCAGCAATTTCAGCGCGACCGAACTCGACATCGTCGACAATCCGAAGAAGGTGAAGATTCTGGCGATGGAAACCGCGCAGCTGCCGCGGTCGCTGGAAGACGTCGACTTTTCGGTCATCACCTCGTTCTTCGCCCTGAGTGCGGGTCTTGTTCCCAATCGGGATTCGCTGCTGATTGAAAGCCAGCAGTCCGATTACGTCTGCCTGATCGGGGTCGCTCGCAAGGATGCGGACAAGCCTTGGGTCAAGACCTTGGTCGAGAGCTATCAGTCGCCCGAGGTAAAGCAATTCATCGCGACGAAATTCAACGGCAATATCCTGGCGGCGTGGTGA
- a CDS encoding methionine ABC transporter ATP-binding protein, with the protein MNALPPPSEFHLVAGGADASRDAVIRIEHLSKTFSDAAGPVLDDVSLTISRGEIHGIIGRSGAGKSTLVRCINLLERPTAGRVIVSGREITSLRGRALRNARRDIGMIFQHFNVLSSHTVAGNVALPFKVAGLPRAEIARRIPPLLDLVGLAHKADAYPSELSGGQKQRVGIARALALDPSVLLCDEATSALDPETTDQILALLRDINRKLGLTIVLITHEMHVVRDIATRVAVLDHGRVVEEGATFDVLAFPKSAVARSFLSGLVAHELPPPVAAQLLPEAVPGSDPVLRIVFTGTAAHDPIVADLVSVFGIQPNILHGRIDYVGDRPLGVLTLVAGGAGDKLPAVLSHLSSLGLVVEVIGHAVRSAVARRHSAAR; encoded by the coding sequence ATGAACGCGCTCCCGCCACCATCCGAATTTCATCTCGTCGCCGGCGGAGCTGACGCCTCCCGGGACGCGGTGATCCGGATCGAGCATCTCAGCAAGACATTTTCGGACGCCGCCGGGCCGGTGCTCGACGACGTCTCACTCACGATCAGTCGCGGCGAAATCCACGGCATCATCGGCAGGTCGGGAGCTGGCAAAAGCACGCTGGTCCGCTGCATCAATCTGCTGGAGCGGCCGACCGCAGGGCGGGTGATCGTCTCGGGCCGAGAGATCACCAGCCTGCGCGGCCGTGCGCTGCGCAATGCGCGGCGTGATATCGGCATGATCTTCCAGCACTTCAACGTGCTGTCGTCGCACACGGTCGCCGGCAACGTCGCGCTGCCATTTAAGGTGGCGGGGCTGCCGCGCGCGGAGATCGCTCGGCGGATTCCGCCACTGCTCGATCTGGTGGGGCTTGCTCACAAAGCGGACGCGTATCCGTCTGAATTGTCGGGCGGTCAGAAACAGCGAGTCGGAATTGCCCGGGCGCTTGCGCTCGATCCGTCTGTGCTGCTGTGCGACGAAGCAACCTCGGCGCTCGATCCAGAGACCACCGACCAAATCTTGGCGCTGCTGCGCGACATCAATCGCAAGCTCGGCCTCACCATCGTCCTGATCACTCACGAGATGCACGTGGTGCGTGACATCGCCACCCGCGTGGCGGTGCTCGATCATGGCCGGGTGGTGGAGGAGGGCGCGACATTCGATGTGCTGGCGTTTCCGAAATCAGCGGTGGCGCGGTCGTTCCTGTCCGGCCTTGTGGCGCACGAATTGCCGCCACCGGTGGCGGCGCAGCTCCTGCCGGAGGCCGTGCCCGGCAGCGATCCGGTGCTGCGCATCGTGTTCACCGGAACCGCGGCGCACGACCCGATCGTTGCTGATCTCGTGTCGGTGTTCGGCATCCAGCCCAATATTCTGCACGGGCGGATTGATTACGTCGGCGACCGGCCGCTCGGCGTGCTGACGCTGGTGGCGGGCGGGGCCGGCGACAAGTTGCCCGCCGTGCTGTCGCATCTTTCCTCCCTCGGATTAGTCGTGGAAGTCATCGGTCATGCCGTTCGATCTGCTGTCGCCCGCCGTCACAGCGCTGCTCGTTGA
- a CDS encoding methionine ABC transporter permease yields MPFDLLSPAVTALLVESLKQTAYMVSVAAVVSTALGLPLGVLLVVTSPGHILPLPIFNRVLGTVVNLVRSTPFIILMVAIIPFTRFVAGSSVGTSAAIVPLTVAITPLFARLAETAMREVDRGLIEAAEAIGASPLQIIVRVIIPEALPSIVAGQTVALVSLIGYSAMAGTVGGGGLGDLGVRFGYQRFMPEVMAAVVIVLVAIVQSVQLLGDAAARAVNHRIARGKRSASRA; encoded by the coding sequence ATGCCGTTCGATCTGCTGTCGCCCGCCGTCACAGCGCTGCTCGTTGAGTCGCTCAAACAGACCGCCTACATGGTCTCGGTCGCGGCCGTGGTCTCGACTGCGCTCGGCCTGCCGCTTGGCGTCCTGCTGGTGGTGACGTCGCCGGGCCACATTCTGCCGCTGCCGATCTTCAATCGGGTGCTCGGCACGGTGGTCAACTTGGTCCGGTCGACGCCCTTCATCATCCTGATGGTGGCGATCATCCCGTTCACGCGCTTCGTCGCCGGAAGCTCGGTCGGCACCAGTGCCGCGATTGTTCCCCTCACTGTGGCTATCACGCCGCTGTTCGCGCGGCTTGCCGAGACCGCGATGCGTGAGGTCGATCGGGGGCTGATTGAAGCGGCCGAGGCGATTGGAGCGTCGCCGCTGCAGATCATCGTCCGCGTGATTATCCCGGAAGCGCTGCCGAGCATCGTGGCCGGGCAGACCGTCGCGCTGGTCAGCCTGATCGGCTACTCGGCGATGGCCGGCACCGTCGGCGGCGGTGGCCTCGGCGATCTCGGCGTGCGGTTCGGCTATCAGCGCTTCATGCCCGAGGTGATGGCTGCGGTCGTGATCGTGCTCGTCGCCATCGTTCAGTCCGTTCAGTTGCTCGGCGACGCGGCTGCGCGCGCCGTCAATCACCGTATCGCCCGCGGCAAGCGATCGGCATCCCGCGCTTAA
- a CDS encoding O-acetylhomoserine aminocarboxypropyltransferase/cysteine synthase family protein, protein MSLQTVQPLLPGNIDTLALHGGSFRADPATGATQVPIYQSTSFDLQTTERADRLVNFEEFGFVYSRIGNPTAHVLEERLAALEGGAAALALASGQAAVALSVLTLVQAGDNIVTGTDLYGGTWNFFANRLKQFGIEARFVDPSDPEAFRAATDDRTRLYFGETLPNPKLNVFPIREVADIGRSFGIPLIIDNTAAPLLARPIEHGAAIVVHSATKYIGGHGTTIGGVIIDSGQFPWEEFADRHRLITGPDPSYNGRNWPDIARPFGPVAYAFAARAGLLRDLGPALSPQNAFQLIQGVETLPLRIRQQTANAARIADYLAQNPKVANVIYPGLQSGEARRRADTYLKGGYGALVGFELPGGFTAGRRFIDSLKLLFHVANIGDAHSLAIHPSSTTHAQLAPDKQLAAGVTPGYVRLSIGIESVDDIIADIAQALDAT, encoded by the coding sequence ATGTCGCTGCAAACTGTGCAACCACTGCTTCCTGGCAATATCGATACGCTCGCGCTCCACGGCGGCTCGTTTCGCGCCGATCCGGCCACCGGCGCCACGCAGGTGCCGATCTATCAGAGCACATCGTTCGATCTGCAGACCACCGAACGTGCCGACCGGCTGGTGAATTTCGAGGAGTTCGGCTTCGTCTATTCGCGCATCGGCAATCCGACCGCGCATGTGCTGGAGGAACGGCTCGCCGCCCTTGAAGGCGGCGCCGCGGCGCTGGCGCTGGCCTCGGGGCAGGCTGCGGTGGCGCTGTCGGTGCTGACGCTCGTGCAGGCCGGCGACAACATCGTCACCGGAACGGATCTCTACGGCGGCACCTGGAATTTCTTCGCCAACCGGCTGAAGCAGTTCGGCATCGAGGCGCGTTTCGTCGATCCGTCCGACCCCGAGGCGTTCCGCGCCGCCACCGACGATCGCACTCGGCTGTATTTCGGCGAGACCTTGCCGAACCCGAAGCTCAACGTGTTTCCGATCCGCGAAGTCGCCGACATCGGCCGCAGCTTCGGCATTCCGCTGATCATCGACAATACGGCGGCGCCGCTGCTGGCGCGGCCGATCGAGCATGGCGCGGCCATCGTGGTGCATTCGGCCACCAAATATATCGGAGGGCACGGCACCACGATTGGCGGCGTCATCATCGATAGCGGCCAGTTCCCGTGGGAGGAGTTCGCTGACCGTCATCGGCTGATCACAGGCCCCGATCCATCCTACAACGGCCGCAACTGGCCGGACATCGCGCGGCCGTTCGGTCCGGTTGCCTATGCGTTTGCGGCGCGCGCCGGCCTGTTGCGCGACCTTGGCCCGGCGTTGTCGCCGCAGAACGCGTTTCAGTTGATTCAGGGCGTCGAGACGCTGCCGCTGCGCATCCGTCAGCAGACTGCCAATGCGGCGCGGATCGCGGACTATCTGGCGCAGAATCCCAAGGTCGCGAACGTGATCTATCCCGGCCTGCAGAGCGGCGAGGCGCGGCGCCGCGCCGACACCTATCTGAAAGGCGGCTACGGCGCGCTGGTCGGCTTCGAACTGCCGGGCGGCTTCACGGCGGGCCGACGCTTCATCGACTCGCTGAAGCTGTTGTTCCACGTCGCTAATATCGGCGACGCCCATAGTCTCGCGATCCACCCGTCGTCGACGACGCATGCCCAGCTCGCGCCGGACAAGCAGCTCGCCGCCGGTGTCACGCCGGGCTACGTGCGGCTGTCGATCGGCATCGAGAGCGTCGACGACATTATCGCCGACATCGCCCAGGCGCTCGACGCCACCTGA
- a CDS encoding nitrogenase component 1, translating to MALNLKTPQVETRDQRLGTITQWDGRAGQLVKDSAFTYGCAKGCENGGRRLCEQSTPFAQASMCAEHIAVTNATIIQDSVVVQHSPIGCAASQSFTARYYRDLAARRGWKLEDPKSICTNLGEQDMVFGGVSRLEDTIRDAYERHKPRVIFVATSCATGIIGDDVDGAAKRVEDEIGIPVVTLHCEGFKSKHWSSGWDVIEHGILRRLVPYPRTKQLDLINVIHLGGPDVFSPLLNPLGLRVNLVMGGNTLERLAQMSEAAATVTMCFVLSYLATGLEQEFGVPEVRAPLPYGLDATDNWLRDIARLTGTSDKVEAVIESERARIAPELARLRKALTGKRGFVAAGAAFAHGLITDLRELGVTVDDAFSFHHDPTTDSGDPQQDSLGHLVDAWGDIPNYTVSPDQHFQAHAALLRAKPDFVICRHTGTLAVLAGRMGIPVLPIFYSNDGLGYEGLLTIGRAILRVLPRKRFYEDVAAHSSFPYQPWWLAETDPYAPITEPT from the coding sequence ATGGCGCTCAATCTGAAGACTCCCCAGGTCGAAACCCGCGACCAGCGGCTCGGCACCATCACCCAGTGGGATGGCCGCGCCGGCCAGTTGGTCAAGGATTCGGCTTTCACTTATGGCTGCGCCAAGGGCTGCGAGAACGGGGGGCGACGGCTGTGCGAACAGTCGACGCCATTCGCGCAGGCGTCGATGTGCGCCGAGCACATCGCCGTCACCAACGCCACCATCATCCAGGATTCGGTGGTGGTGCAGCATTCGCCGATCGGCTGCGCTGCCAGCCAGTCGTTCACCGCGCGCTACTACCGTGATCTTGCCGCTCGCCGTGGCTGGAAGCTGGAAGACCCGAAGTCGATCTGCACCAATCTCGGCGAGCAGGACATGGTGTTCGGCGGCGTCTCCCGCCTGGAGGACACCATCCGTGACGCCTATGAGCGCCACAAGCCGCGGGTGATTTTCGTGGCGACCTCGTGCGCCACCGGCATCATCGGCGACGATGTCGACGGCGCGGCCAAGCGAGTCGAAGATGAGATCGGCATTCCGGTCGTCACCCTGCATTGCGAAGGGTTCAAATCGAAGCACTGGTCGAGCGGCTGGGACGTGATCGAGCACGGCATCCTGCGCCGCCTGGTGCCGTATCCGCGAACCAAGCAGCTAGATCTGATTAATGTCATCCATCTCGGCGGCCCCGACGTGTTCTCGCCGCTACTGAATCCGCTCGGGTTGCGGGTCAATCTGGTGATGGGCGGCAATACACTGGAGCGGCTGGCGCAGATGTCGGAAGCCGCGGCGACGGTGACGATGTGTTTCGTGCTGTCGTATCTCGCCACCGGGCTCGAACAGGAGTTCGGCGTGCCGGAGGTGAGGGCGCCGCTGCCCTATGGGCTGGACGCCACCGATAACTGGCTGCGCGACATCGCGCGGCTGACCGGCACCTCCGACAAGGTCGAGGCGGTGATCGAAAGCGAACGGGCACGCATCGCGCCGGAACTGGCACGTCTGCGCAAAGCGCTGACCGGGAAGCGTGGCTTCGTGGCGGCCGGTGCCGCATTCGCGCACGGGCTGATCACGGATCTGCGCGAACTCGGCGTCACCGTCGACGATGCGTTCTCGTTCCACCACGATCCGACCACCGACTCAGGTGATCCGCAGCAGGATTCGCTCGGCCACCTGGTCGACGCCTGGGGCGATATCCCGAACTATACGGTGAGCCCGGATCAGCATTTCCAGGCCCACGCAGCGCTGCTACGGGCCAAGCCTGACTTTGTGATCTGCCGACACACCGGCACGCTGGCGGTGCTGGCCGGGCGAATGGGCATTCCGGTGCTGCCGATTTTCTATTCCAACGACGGCCTCGGTTACGAAGGCCTGCTGACGATCGGCCGCGCCATCCTGCGCGTGCTGCCGCGTAAGCGGTTCTACGAAGACGTCGCCGCGCACAGCTCGTTTCCGTACCAGCCTTGGTGGTTGGCAGAGACCGATCCCTACGCGCCGATCACCGAGCCGACCTGA
- a CDS encoding nitrogenase component 1: MLSPVTNAQDPTGAFCSSPGAIEQVRYGCSLGALASVIAIPGAIPITHCGPGCATKQFHALSGINAYQGGEFHVPSTNLGNQEVIFGGADRLDELIASTLKVMEADLFVVQTGCIPGLVGDDVGSVVRRYQKRGVPIVVAETSGYRGNNFTGHETVIRAIIDQFVDAGDAPLQHGLVNVWSLLPYQNPFWRGDLAEIRRILEGIGLQVNILFGPASAGVAEWRAIPKAQFNLVLSPWLGLSTAAHLEDLYGQPFLHEPTIPIGAKATSAFLRRVVAFAGLDRARAEAFIAQEEKEHYVYLRDFACFYAGSTSQYRLPSQAIVVSESAYNLAVASFLVEQLGLNPGPFVISENPPEELRETIEKQYRALADQSGAEAVFEQDGKRIHQIVRATDFTGELPIVFGSTWEAALADEIGAPLVEIGYPCTDEVVLSRAYVGYRGALQLIERTYTTVVRASTMA; the protein is encoded by the coding sequence ATGCTGTCTCCCGTCACCAACGCCCAAGATCCCACCGGTGCGTTCTGCTCTTCGCCGGGCGCGATCGAGCAGGTGCGCTACGGCTGCAGCCTCGGCGCGCTCGCGAGCGTGATCGCCATTCCCGGCGCGATCCCGATCACCCATTGCGGGCCTGGCTGCGCCACCAAACAGTTTCATGCGCTATCCGGCATCAACGCCTATCAGGGCGGCGAATTCCATGTGCCGAGCACCAATCTCGGCAATCAGGAAGTGATCTTCGGCGGTGCCGATCGGCTCGACGAATTGATCGCCTCGACGCTGAAGGTGATGGAGGCCGATCTGTTCGTGGTGCAGACCGGCTGCATCCCTGGCCTGGTCGGCGACGACGTCGGCAGCGTGGTGCGTCGCTATCAAAAGCGCGGCGTGCCGATCGTGGTGGCCGAGACCAGCGGCTATCGCGGCAATAACTTCACCGGCCATGAGACGGTGATCCGCGCCATCATCGATCAATTCGTCGACGCCGGCGATGCGCCGCTGCAGCACGGCTTGGTCAATGTCTGGTCGCTGCTGCCCTATCAGAACCCGTTCTGGCGGGGGGATCTGGCCGAGATCCGCCGCATCCTCGAAGGCATCGGTCTCCAGGTGAACATTCTGTTCGGCCCGGCATCGGCCGGCGTCGCGGAATGGCGCGCGATTCCGAAGGCGCAGTTCAATCTCGTGCTGTCGCCCTGGCTCGGGCTCTCGACCGCGGCGCATCTCGAGGATCTCTATGGCCAGCCGTTCCTGCACGAGCCGACGATCCCGATCGGCGCCAAGGCGACCAGCGCGTTCCTGCGCCGGGTGGTGGCGTTCGCGGGTCTCGATCGGGCACGCGCCGAAGCGTTCATCGCGCAGGAGGAAAAGGAGCACTACGTTTACTTGCGCGACTTCGCCTGTTTCTATGCCGGCTCGACCAGCCAGTACCGGCTGCCGTCGCAGGCGATCGTGGTCAGCGAAAGCGCCTATAATCTCGCGGTGGCGAGCTTCCTGGTCGAGCAACTCGGGCTCAATCCGGGGCCGTTCGTGATCAGCGAGAATCCACCGGAGGAGCTGCGCGAGACGATCGAAAAACAGTATCGCGCACTTGCCGACCAATCCGGCGCCGAGGCCGTGTTTGAGCAGGATGGCAAGCGCATCCATCAGATCGTGCGCGCGACCGACTTCACCGGCGAACTGCCGATCGTGTTCGGCTCGACCTGGGAGGCAGCGCTGGCCGATGAGATCGGCGCTCCGCTGGTCGAGATCGGCTATCCGTGTACCGACGAGGTCGTGCTGTCGCGCGCTTATGTGGGCTATCGCGGCGCGCTGCAGTTGATCGAGCGGACCTACACCACGGTGGTGCGCGCGAGCACGATGGCCTGA
- a CDS encoding threonine aldolase family protein, producing MIYTPAPEDTRLPPVRINLLSDTQTQPSAAMREAMARAPVGDEQIGADPTVNALCARVADLLGKEAAVFMASGTICNIAATLAHCRAGDEILAHETSHVVSLEGCTHAALGGFQIHPLPGTGGQFSADTLRAALHRPDRHQARQSLVCVEQTTNLGGGTVWRTSALGDVAALARANGLATHMDGARLMNASVASGASPRQIAAGWDSVWIDFSKGLGAPLGAVLAGSNDFIDQVWLWKQRLGGSLRQAGICAAACLYALDHNVDRLADDHANARLLAAGLSQIGGVTAEPPETNLVYFDISDAALSKQEFVDALRADGVLISILGGRLRACTHLDVTPAMIQEALEVIRNVVEGDTAARIGRRAQV from the coding sequence GTGATCTACACCCCCGCCCCTGAAGATACCCGACTGCCGCCGGTGCGGATCAATCTGCTGTCGGACACCCAGACGCAGCCCAGCGCGGCGATGCGGGAGGCGATGGCGCGGGCGCCGGTGGGCGACGAACAGATCGGCGCCGATCCGACCGTGAACGCACTGTGCGCCCGGGTTGCCGATCTGCTCGGCAAGGAAGCCGCGGTGTTCATGGCGTCCGGCACGATCTGCAATATCGCAGCGACGCTGGCGCATTGCCGAGCCGGCGACGAAATCCTCGCGCACGAGACGTCGCATGTCGTCTCGCTGGAGGGCTGTACACACGCGGCGCTCGGCGGCTTTCAGATTCACCCGCTGCCGGGTACAGGCGGTCAGTTCTCGGCCGACACGCTGCGAGCAGCACTGCATCGGCCTGACCGTCATCAGGCGAGGCAGAGCTTGGTGTGCGTCGAGCAGACCACCAATCTCGGCGGCGGCACGGTGTGGCGGACGTCGGCGCTCGGCGACGTCGCGGCGCTGGCTCGCGCCAACGGGCTCGCCACCCACATGGACGGCGCCCGCCTGATGAACGCAAGCGTCGCCAGCGGCGCATCGCCCCGGCAGATCGCTGCAGGCTGGGACTCGGTGTGGATCGATTTCAGCAAAGGTCTCGGCGCGCCACTCGGTGCGGTATTGGCCGGCTCAAACGACTTCATCGACCAGGTTTGGCTGTGGAAGCAGCGGCTCGGCGGCTCGTTGCGCCAGGCCGGCATTTGCGCCGCCGCCTGTCTGTACGCGCTCGACCACAACGTCGATCGGCTCGCTGACGATCACGCCAATGCCAGGCTGCTCGCAGCAGGCTTGTCGCAGATTGGCGGCGTGACGGCTGAACCTCCCGAGACCAACCTGGTCTATTTCGATATCTCGGACGCGGCATTGTCGAAGCAGGAATTCGTCGACGCGCTGCGCGCCGATGGCGTGCTGATCTCGATCCTCGGCGGCCGGCTGCGGGCCTGCACGCATCTCGACGTCACGCCCGCCATGATCCAAGAGGCGCTCGAAGTGATCCGCAACGTGGTGGAAGGCGACACGGCGGCCCGGATCGGCCGCCGCGCACAGGTCTGA
- a CDS encoding DUF2218 domain-containing protein, translated as MQRLPRLARGRTNETELDTILTRSALTLGEAQLTAKPDALLPDLTATDAVNTTTFEEVVTSRIEHFAFREELYFMWN; from the coding sequence CTGCAACGACTTCCGCGCCTCGCCCGCGGGCGAACAAATGAAACCGAACTCGATACGATTCTGACCCGAAGTGCTTTGACGCTCGGTGAGGCTCAGCTGACCGCAAAGCCAGACGCCCTATTGCCAGATTTGACCGCGACAGACGCGGTCAACACAACGACCTTCGAGGAAGTCGTCACCAGCCGCATCGAACACTTCGCGTTCCGCGAAGAGCTTTACTTCATGTGGAACTAA